The DNA region ACGTCGGGTTTATCTGCGCCACGGCGGGGGAGTTGGGCTTGGCAGGTGAGCCGCCGGTGTTGGCCTTCTCCGTGTTTGAAAAAGGCGTCTGGAAGCCGGCAGAGGCCTTCGTCGAACCTGAAGACGTGGCCTTCCTCCTCGTCCCGTTGCTAACTGGGGATAAGCCGGAAAAAGGCGTTGTACAAGGCCAGCTCCCGCCCCCCGTCTTGAAAAACGAGACCACCATCTGTTTCAAGCCGGGCAGAGGGGCGCCGAGGGCTAAGCCGCCAGCCGAGGGCAAACTGGCGGTGGTCAAGAAGAGGGGCGAGGTCTACCACGTCTTCATCACAAGGCCGGAGGCGGCGCCGCACGCCAACTTCAGCATCTCGCAGATGGGCAAGCCCCAAGGCGAGAGGCCAGACGAGGTGAAGACAGAGGGCGCCCTCCCCAAGAGCAAGCCGAGAGGCGGAGGCGAGGCGGAGGCGCAACTGACAACCGGGATGACCTACTGGGCCTCTTTCAAGCTATACAGCTCCTTCAACAAGGTGCTTGGGCTCGGGCAGTGCGCCGTTTTTGAATTCGACGTGCCGGCTGAGACAGCCGACGCCGCCTTGGTGCTTCTTGGCGGCACAACGCCCGGCACCTACAGCTACTACGTGGAGAAGTGGCAAAACGGCGCCAAGACGGCGACGTACAGTGGGCAGACCACGGTGTACAGCGGATCTCCGCAGACAGTGGCGGTGTGGATGGGCGGCGGCAGAGCCACATACAAGGGGCGGATATGCAACCCCTACCTCTCAAGTGCCGCTGTGTACACGGCGGCTCTCGTCCGGGTAGTAAACCAGCAACAATACCTGAGACAAGACACAACAAAGATGCCAAAAACCCACATACACCTAAGCACCTCCTTTGACAGTAAGCCGCCTGCCAATCCACAACTTTTGAGAAACAGCTACGTGGCGGTGCCCGGTTTTCTTGTAGACGCCGCGTCTCAGATCACCGTGGATGTCTACCTCCGCGTGCTCAAGAGCAAGGCGGCCTCCACGCTCTACGTATACTGGGGACCCCTATACCTAGGCTCGATAACAGGCTATACAGATCCCACCGACAGCAACTACTTAGTCTTCCAGACTAGAATTACGATACCTTCCAGCCTATACATGTACCTACTCCCCACCAATGGCCTCGGCGGCGTCATATCCATAGGGCCTGTGGACGCCTCCCCAGGCTTCGACGCAGAAGTTAGAATATGGACATACGTCCAACGGCCAGTAGAGCTCGCGCCCGCAGGCGACTACCTATACAGAGATTACTATACTAAGAGGTTTAGAGAGACCACCCTGGTCTTTCACGATGTTGTTGGCTCGGCCCCGCCTCAAGTAGCGCTTATGGCAGATCTTGAGTATATCGCGATGTCTGATGGTAACTATATGATAATTTTAAATACTAAGCCACTAGTAATAGGTGACTGGACTGGAAAAACTAACTTTGTCAAGCTTAGGTATTATATTAAGGGATTTGACTCTAACTCAATACCAGTAGGTTTCTCAGTAGCCGTCGGCCCAGTATATAAGCTTGGCTCAAATATCTTGCTGGAAATTCTCCAATACATCTCAGCCGCACTGAGCTATTACGACCTCGCAAAAAGTACTCTTGATGCCTTGAAAGGAGCGCGGGTGCAATTCCCAATAGTTGGCTACATTACTCTACTCTTAAGTAGCTATGTGAGCTCGATATCTACAAACGTAATTGGTTACTACGACGCGGGTAGAGGTGCGGCGGTTTTGGAATTCTACACCGGCGGGTATAACGAACCACTTACGACATATTGGGGCCTATTCCCCTCTATCAGGTCGGTAGATACTGTAGTCGTGACGGGGGTGGATTTAGGGCTCTGTGATAGTATCTCGTGTTACTGGTTTAATATTTTCAGCGCCGACGGGCCCTCTATGCCAATCACCACGTTGGGCCAAGGCTCCGTCTCTGGTTATGTGAACGCATTCCCATATAGGACGTTGATGTGCGGGATCCAGGAAATACCTCACATCCGAGACGTCGATAAGTGTCTACGCCAGTATTTTAGGTGATGCAGGTACCCTGGTTTGGTTTGAAGTCTTCTTTTTTTCTGTTTCTTCTTAACGCCCCTCTTTACTTGTTTGTTTGGGATATTCCTCTTCCGTATGTGGGTCTCGTCAGCGGCTTGACGTATTTGTTGGCGTATTTTTTGGCTTGTGGGCGGTTTTTTGCGCCTGTCGTGATATACGCCGCGGGCGCCTCGGCGCTTCTTGCCAACGTAGTTTTTGGCGAGGTGCGGGTGCTGGGGGGTAAACTTGTGGAGTTGTATTTTCTCGTGGCACTAGCCGCGTCTCTCATCTACGCCTCTACCTTTAGCAGAGGGGTGGGCAGATTTTTGTCTGTTGTCCTCCTCCTCGCCTCTGTGGCGCTAGGCGGCGTTTTTATGGTGATAGCCGCCGCCATCTGGCGCGCGGCGGTGCCCACCCTCGGCTTCGCGCCTTGGTTGCCGGAGCCCCAAGACGCCCCAATATACGTGGCGTTGTACGAGCTCTGGAGGAGGATCCACACGTATCCCAAGAACGTTAGGTGCGGCAAGCAAGGCGCCATATCAGACGTTAGGGAGCGTCGTGAGGCCCCGAGTGGATCCGGTCAAAAGAAATAGGGGAGGTTAGGTGCGAGCCGGGAGCCTCACGCATCGTATTTACGCCGCTCACCGCCAGTTTTTGATACATGTGTAGCTCAGCGACGTTCCAGGTGCGGTGTAGCCAATGGCGCCTTGTTAGCCGAGGATCGAGTCGGCTTTAGCACTCTCCTTTAAGGCCCTTTGGCGGCGTCACTCCTCTCTGCCCTTGGTAGAGGCCGGAGTACTGCGCCCTCCCCTCGGCCTTGGCCAAGACGAGATGCAAGAATCGCATCCCCCTCTTAAGCACAATGGTGTTGGGCGACTCGTTGACCACCTCTATTGTTATGTTGCCCTCGAAACCTGCGTCGACAATGGTGGGAGGTATTACTAGACCGTATCGGGCGAGGGTGGAGCGGAGGTTGGCGAAGCCCACGACGTCGTCGGGCATCTTGACGTATTCCTCTGTTGTGAGTAGTACGAAGTTGCGCGGGGGGATGACCACCTCGTCTGACTTTACGATTCGGAAGAGGGGCTTGGCGGTTTCCAGGTCGCACGGCCTAACTACAGTGCTCTCGTAGGCGTATATGGCGTACTCTCCCCCAATCCTTAGATCTAGGCCGTTCTCCCTTACGGTGTCTGGGTAGAGGGGGTCTACCTTCAGCCTGCCCGTGGATATGAGCCGTTTAAGCTCGTCGTTGGCAAGTATCATACAAAGGCGTCGGCGGATAAATAAAAGCCCAGTGTCCAGTATACGCCCTAAATAGTGAACATAACTCTTATATCTCAAAGGCGCGCTTGTGGCAATGGACTTGAAACAGCTCATAGAGCCCATTGCGCAGTACATGTCGCACCCAGTAGTTGGCGGCTGGGTGTGGTTTATGATTATAGCCTTCTTCTTGGCCTTCATAGCGTCTATACCGCCCCGGAGGCCGCTGGGGGAGTGGGTCGGCGACTTATTCATCAGGTGGGGCCTCGCCGGCATATTGGTGTGGTTTGTGGTGAACGGTATTTGGGCCATTAGGGAGGTGATGGGGCAGAGGCTGATTGTGCCCTTCTCCCCAATCGAGGGCTACTTAGAGTACGCCACTGTGTGGAGCGCCGTGTTGACGGGGATGGCCACCTTCCTGTTCTTCGGCTCTGCCCTTCTGCTGAGGGCCATATTCGCCAGGGAGGAGATCCCCAAGGGCGTTGTTTACTACAGGCAGGAGGTCCTTGTCATGGACCCAAGCGCCCAGACGTCGGCGCCCCAGGCCGAGAGGAAAATCCCCGCCGTTGTTGTGGACAATAGGCGGGAGAAGAAGCGCTAGCCTGGGTGGATGTAGGCGAGGATTAACACCACGTCGTCCTTTTTTACCTGTGTCGATAAGCCGGAGAGAAGCCTTATATCGACGTCGTTAACGGCGATGTATATATCAGGCCTCAGCCTCCCGCCATCGCCGACGACCCTTCTGTACAGCTTCTGGGACACCGACGACAAGGACTCCAGCACCTCCTTGACTGTGAAGCCCTCTACCTCTACCTCATCCCTCCCTCCTGCAAGCGCTACCAAGACGCCGGCCAGCTTAACTCTGGGCACAGTTATAACTACAGCCACTGGTTAAATCTATGCTCTGCGCCGAGTACGGCCCAGTCACGGTGGGGTGGGACGGTAGGAGGACCTACGTCAACCCGGCCGGTTGTGAGAGGCGGGTGGACCTAAGAACGCTTGTGGAGCAAGTCCGCCTAGCTGTTGCGGATGGCAGACTTTTGTACCTGCTTGGCGTGCCGAGGGGCTACGTGACCACTTATAAACTGTACGCCAAGGCGGTGGGCACAAGCCCGCGCGGCGTGGGGCGCCTGATGGCGGCTAATCCGTTGCCAATAATACTTCCGTGCCACAGAGTTGTGAAGAGCGACATGTCGCTCGGCGGATACACGCCGGGCGCCGACGTCAAGAGGGCTCTTCTCGAGTTCGAGGGGGCGCTGTGCGGCAAGAGGCCTTGCAAGGTGGTGAGGCCTGCGCCCGTGGCTGACGTCAGGGAGGCGCTTCGCCGCAGTCTTGGATTGTCGTGAATTGTTATATATGGGCTTCGGGGGTTTGGCCAATGCCTGTGAAGGTCCGCATAGACAGGTCGAAGTGCGTAGTGGCGCACTTCTGCCTTTTCTACGCCCCAACGGTGTTTATACCAGGCGAGGGGGGGAAGCCCGCCGTGGCGGCGGAGTACTCGGTTAATGGGAGCCTAGAGGAGGGGGTGGTGCCCGACGAGCTCTTCGAAAGCGTTAAGGAGGCGGAGAGGCACTGCCCGTCGCGGGCTATTAAGGTGTATAGGGAATGAAGTACAGGGCGGTAATACTGGACGTGGACGGAGTCATCACGCCCTTCCGCTCGGCGTGGCAGAGGCTACACGCGGTGCTGGGCACTGACGGGTCGCTCAACAGGGCGTTGTATAAGCTGGGGCTCATCGACTACTATGAGTGGGCTCTTTACGATGCCTTGCTGTGGCACGGGGCCCCGAAGAGGGTGGTTGAGGCGTATTTCCAGACGACTAGGGGGCTAAGCGCCTTGTGCGACGTCTTGAAGGAGGCTGGGGTCTACACAATAGCGGTATCCGCGGGGGTGGGCTACACCAGATCGCTGGCGCCCTGCTTCCACTTTTATGTCGTCAACGATCTTGTATACAGCGACGGCGCGGTGGCCACCGTCAGCGTGTCTGTCAGCGACAGAAACAAGGACGAGGTGGCTGAAAGGATTATGTCTCTCCTCGGCGTGGGCTGGGACGAGGCGGTGGTGGTCGGCGACGGCGAGGCCGACCTGCCCATGATGAGGAAGGCGGCTCTCCCCATTGCCTTTAACCCAGTTAGCGAAGAGGTGGCAAGGGCGGCCAAGGTGGTTATAAGAGCCGACTCCCTACTCCCCCTCGCTAAGTATTTAAAGGCGGCTTTAAGGAGAGAGGCGTGATGACCACACCGATTCTGATATGTGATATAGCCGTCCCAGTCTGAACTTTTAAAGAAGTACCATGCCTGTACTGTGGAACTCAGGAGAATAATCAGAGTTGGAGAGAGATCCTTCGGCATTACTCTGCCTAAAGAGTGGGTGGAGTTACACCAGTTAAAAGTCGGCTCGCCGGTAAGAGTCATAGCGGATAGGGATAAGATCACAATTCTACCCGGTGCGGAGACCGGCGGACTCAAGAAGGTGTCCATTAAAAGCGACGATGTCGAGAAGGCGACCCGTGACATAATTGCCTACTACATCGAGGGGGCTGATGAAATAGAAGTGGAGACGAGGCACATATCGGCCGTGGTTACGAAGATTGAGGGGAAGTTGCCGGGGGTTGTCCTCATGGAAGAGGGAGGCGTCTTGAAGCTTAAGATTGTGACCCGCGAGGATGTAAACATAGACGAGGCGGTGAGGAGTATGTACACGACTGTGGATGCGATGTTTTCCCTCTTCCTCCAGATGATTTCGGCAGAGAGGCGTGACCTAGCGGGCGAGATCCTGCGCCTAGACGACCAGCTGGATAGGCTGTACTTTTTCTCCCTAAGGACAGTTAAGCGGAATATTATACAAAAGCCCGAGCTCTACGTCGACTACATTATAACTATCAAAAACCTAGAACACGTAGGTGATGCCATAGACAGAGCAACCAGCTACTACCTCCATACCGAGGTGGGGTGTAAGGAAGAGGTATACCAAACATTTAGAAAAGTATACACGTTTCTCCAAGACGCTTTCAACGCTTTTTACAACGTCGACGCCGGCAAGGCCCTTTCTGTGCTCTTAAGACGCGGCGAGCTTGAAAAAGAGACTCTTAGGGCCATGTGTCCACAAGCAGCGGCGGTGATGCACGAGGCTTCCTCTATCGTCGGCTTCGCCGCGGACATAGCCGAGGCGGCGTACTCGAAATCAGTTAGGAGATGAGAATTGTTATTGCGTGGCCGTTCCACGGCATTTTTGGAATTCTATACGCAGGTCTAGCAGTGTTTCTACTCCCCTTCTTTACTTTTTCCTTCACAGATCTTCTCAAGTCTGCGGGTGCACCGACCTTAGTTGCCGCCTTGCTGGGGATGTCCTTAACTCTCCTGAGCCTAGTCACAAGCCCGGTCAACCTGGTGGTGTATACTCTCTCCCGGAGGCAGTACATCCCCGTGGTGGACTACGTGGTCGTTTTCGGCATGCCTATACCAATCCCAAGGGTGGCGTTGCGCGAGGAGAAGTCATACATAGCGGTGAACCTAGGCGGCGCGGTGATTCCCCTCGCCGTGGCCGCCTACCTACTCCACCTCTTCTACACGCCAATGCTGGTAGTCTCCATCGCAGTGGCTGCTTTTTTGACAAACGCAGTTAGCCGAGTCGTGCCTAATGTGGGCGTGGTGACGCCTGCCCTCGCGCCTCCCATAATTGCCACCCTCTCGGCGCTGTTAGCCGGCGGGGGGCCCGCGGCGACGTACATAACAGCCGTCTTCGGCACAATAATAGGCGCCGATGTGATGAACTTGGGAAAAGTCCTGCGCCACAGGCCCCCATTTGTCTCGATAGGAGGGGCCGGCGTATTCGACGGTATTTTTCTGAGCGGCGTGGTGGCTACCTTACTGGCGAACCTCTTGTAGAGAAGGCGGGTCTACGGCAACAGCGGGAGGCGTGGGAGGGGGTACCGTTGCCGTAGCCGCCGCTTGTTAAAGACTAGTCACTTTAAATAGATTTCTATAGAAATAAACAAAATATAGAATTTATATATGTTGGTTGTATACTTTGCATAATTTAAATAGGCTAATCACGGCTAATTCTTTACATACAACTAGGAACTTTAAATATTTCATAAAATTGCATTTTGAGAATTATACAATTTCGCCGGCGTGAGGATACCCCTGTCTAAGCCCCTTCCCGGCGTATCTCTCTAAGCCGCCTCTCATTAGCTGGACTAGGTTCCACACATGTTTCTTCGCCCTGTCAAGAGCGATTTCCTTTAGCCTCTTCTCGTCGCCGCCTCCCTCCTCTTCGTGTACAGTCACGTCGAGGACAAGCACCCCGGTCTCGATCTGTAGTTGCATCAGCCCAATGGAGGTCGCCAAGTAGCTGTACTTGTCTACTTGAGTAGGGCCCACCCACCCCAAAACGATAACGGCATCGCATCCCTCCCTTATCAGCTTTAAGGCCCCCCATACCGTGTTTTTGATGCCGGGCACGGTTATCCTCTTCACAACGGCGTTGGGCATTAGGTTTCGTATCTCGTCAACGGCTACTGTGCCCATATCGACACGGGCAAATGTGGTGTCAACCACGCCGATGCAAGCCACGGCTAAACAACAAAGACTATATATAGCTGTGCCCCTCTTTTTCCGTGAAGCGGTTTGGCATAGCCATCCCGAAGGAGGTTGCTAGCGAGGTGGAGAAGCTGTCGCAAGAGCTGGGAGTGACTAGGAGCGACTTGATCGCCGTTGCGGTACAGGAGTACCTAGAGTCTAGGAAAAACCACGCCGACCCGGGGCACCAGTGCGTCGGCGCTGTTTTGGCCTTGAGTGACTCTTTTAGCGACGTCGGCGAGATAATAGAGGAGCACAAGACATCGGTCTTGGCCTACACACACCTCCACGTAGAGGGGAGGTGCTTGACCATATTAGTGGTGAAGGGTAGTGGCGACGCCGTAGAGAGGCTCACGCTGGAGCTGTCCAAGAAAGTCCACGTGGCGAGGTACGTCCCTTTGATGTGAGGATCCCCAGGGAATTTCTCGAAGAGGCAAGGCGCAGGTGCACCCCACAAGAGGAGTGCGTAGCCCTCCTCTTCGGCAGAGACAATGCCGTGGCTAAGTGGCGGTGGGTGCGCAACTTGGCGGGGAGCCCCGTCGCGTTTAGAATAGACCCCGAGGAGATGTATAGGGCGATTACCGAGGCGGAGGAGGAGGGGCTGGAGCTACTCGCCATCTTCCACACACACCCCGGGCCCCCGACCCCCAGTAGCGTAGATCTGAAGTACATGAGGCTGTGGCCAGTTGTGTGGATCATATCAAGCACGTTTTCGTGGAAGACGACGGCTTGGCGCCTTGAGAAAACATTAAGGGAGGTACAAATCACGTTGCAATGATTATAGCCACCACGACGGTGAACTTCGCCTACTTCACCGGGGCCTGGGTGGAGACCTTCGAGCGCTTCAAGGCTGCTGTCAAGTGCGGGGACTACTCGGCGGCTGTTGTGCCCCAGCTTGACGCAGAGCGCGTAGGGGGCAACGTATTTGCCTACAAAGACGGCGAGGACCCTGCAGAGGCTCTCCGAAAAGCAGCCTCTAGGTGCGACGCGTCGGTGGTATACGTCGATGGGGGCACCACACTACGCCACTTCGAAATTATAAAAAGGGCGCTTCCCAACGCCGAGTTTCGCCTAGCGGACGAAATATTAAGGGAGTACAGGTCGGTGAAGAGGGGCGACGAAATCGAGAAGATAAAGACGGCGGCAACCAAGATCAGGAAGGTCCTAGAAGCTGTTGAGCTGACACCTGGGATAACAGAGCGCGAGGTGGCTTTCAAGATCTACTCCATGCTTTACGAAGAGGGGCTCCACCCAGGGCCTATACTTGTCCAATTCGGCCCTAACACTGCACTGCCACATCTAGAGCCCACGGAGAAGAAGCTTCACCGAGACGAGGCTGTGGTGCTAGACATCTCTGCCTCCTACCGTGGCTACTACGGCGACTTGACAACGTCGTTCTTCTTCGGCGAGGCCCCGCCCCAGTACGCGGAAATATACAACACCGTAAAGGAGGCACAAGCTACGGCGCTGGCCTCGGCAAAGCCCGGCGTCGGAGCCGCAGAGGTGGACAAAGCCGCCCGCGCAGTTATTGAGGCGAGAGGCTACGGGCGCTACTTCATACACCGCACGGGTCACGGCCTCGGCCTTGAAATACACGAAGCTCCCGACATCTCTCCCAACTCGCCCGACGTGCTGAAGCCTGGGATGGTCTTCACAATAGAGCCCGGGATATACCTGCCAGGGAAGTTCGGAGTAAGGCTGGAGATAGACGTGGTGGTGGAAAAAGACGGCGCCCACCCCCTTTAGTGCAGGGAGGCCAGCTCTAGGAGGAGCCTAGCGATGTGGGGAGCGGTCGGCTGGAGCTTAGCCACGGCCGCCTCAACGGCCTCATCAGGCAAGACGCCGTATCTCCTCAACATGTGGACGTGGAGCCCGAGCACCTCTCCAACACACGCCATGTGTATGCAGTACATCCAGTTTAAAAAATCCTCCGTAGCGACGAGCAAATAGCACCCCAGGCAAGTACATGCCCCAAATAGCCCCCGCAGTGGGCATCTGCAAGCAATAGCTACTTGGGCCAGTGCCTTGCAGATATGCGGCATAAGCCACCAATCCACCCTCATTGCGCTTGCTATTGAGCCCGAGAATTGTAGTTAAAGAAACCTTTAAATTAGGGTATAAAGATAGGCCAGAGGCGGGGGGCTGCGCGGCGTGCCGGCCGCGCGCCGCCGAAAGGCGGACCCAGGCTAGGGAGCCCGAAACTGGGGCCGGGCGGCGCCTCCTGCGGCGTCCCGTCTTGGCTTACCGATGAGCACCGGTCCAGGGGGGCGCCGGTCCCCAGGCTACCCCGGCCGTAGGGCCGGGGGGACTTGGGTATGCGGGGAACAGGCGGAGGTCCGGGAGGGAGCACGCCTAACCCGTAGCCGGCGCGTTCCCTGGGGCGCCGGTGGGAGAGACGCCCAGGCGGGCGCCGTAAGGAGACGCCGTCGGTCCCAGGTTGCCGCCGCTGTGCCCAGTTTTCGAACGTTTTATGCATAAGTGGGGGGAGGAGGTGGATCGTACTCCTACCCGCGAGTAGCAAATCAGCTATTACGGCGTTTTCCTCATCTTAGTAGGCCTGGCTCTGTTCTAGCTGGCCACGCGGCTCATTAGGAGACGCGGGTGGGGGCTAGTTGGAGGCGCAGTATTTGATGACTTAGTCCTAATTTTGGTCTCAGCTTTAATAAGCCCTCAAATTCTCTATGTGTGGAATACAGAGATCCCAGAGATGCCATTTTAGAAATTTTGCGCAGAGAGGGTCCAGTACCGCTCTATAAGCTGGCTAAGGAGCTGGGGCTCTCCTACGGCGCCGTGCAGTGGTACGTCTTTTCGCTGGAGCGGGAGGGCCTAGTAGAGACAATTAAGGTGGGGAAGAGGCGTTACGTTACTTTAAAGACATCGGACTGGATGGAGAATATAAAGGTTGGGGACGTGTTGGAGGAGCTTTTGCTGACTCTCGCCGCCTTTGGCGTAAAGCCGGAGATGTCTCTCGGCGAGGCGTTAGCGGTGCTGAACAGAAAGGCGCCTCACATAGCCGAGCTGTTGAAAAAAATAATGCAAAAAGACTAGGCTATCTTGCCGGGGTTGAGGATATTGTAGGGGTCGAAGACCTTCTTAAGCTCCCTCATATATGTAAGCACCGCATCGCCGAGCTCAAGCGCTATGAGATCTTTCTTCAAGGTCCCGACCCCGTGCTCTGCCGACACTGTACCGCCTAGCCCAACCACGAGCTCCGCCATTTCTCTGATAAACTTTTCCGCCTTTCCGGGCCCCTCCTCTTTTCTAAACCAAGTAGCTGGGTGTAAGTTGCCGTCGCCTACATGGCCGCCTAGCAACAGCGGTACGCCGTATTTCTCCGCCAGCTTTTTAAGCCCCCTCACGGCGTCTGGGAGCTTCGAAATGGGCACCGCAACGTCCTCAATTACCAACACGCCGCCGCCTCTCTGAGCGAGGTGAACCTGCGCCGAGTATAGCCTCCTGCGCGGCTCCAGTAGCTTCATGGCTTCAGACCAGCCCACTGCCACACTGGCCACTCTCCCCCTGACGATAGACTGGAGTCTCTTCAAAACTCTCTCCTCTGCACCTGTATTGACGTCGACGCCAAGAAAGAGGGTGTCTCTCTCCTCAAGCCCCACCACGGCGGCAGTCGGCGCGTCTAAAAACTCTGCAAATAGCGGCCAAATTCTGCTTGCCCTAACCCTAACCACGTCCTCTACAAGCGGCTCCACGTCGTCATAATACGCCAAGACGGCCACGGCGGACTCCGGCACAGGAGCCAGCTTCAAAACAGCCTCCGTAATAAGGCCCAGCGTCCCCTCGCTACCGACAAATAGCCTCACAAGATCATAGCCGTTCCGGCACTTGAACGTCTTGCAACCCACCTTCAACACGTCGCCTCTTCCCGTCACCACTCTCAGTCCCAACACCCAGTCCTTTATTGTGCCGTACTTCGCCCCCCTCATCCCGCCGGCTCCGTTGGCGATAGCCCCGCCAATCGTGGCGCTCCTCACAGAGCCGGGATCGACGGGGAAGAAGAAGCCGTACCGGGCCAGCTCGACGTTCAGCTCCTCGATCCTCACCCCGGGGCCGACCACAGCCACGCCGTCCCCTGGGTCTATCTCCACTTTGGTCATCCTCTCAAAACTCACCACGAGCCCTCTAGCAGTAGCCGCGGCGTTGCCCGAGAGGCTGGTGGCACTCCCTTGTGGGAACAACGGCACCTTATGCTTTATAGCCCACCTAACCAGCTCAACCACCTCCCCCTCCGTCTCGGGGAAGACCACCCCCAGCACGTTGCTTTCCCCCTCCACAAAAGAGGCGTCGTGGACGTACAACGCCGCAACGGAAGAATCTTCAACAAACCTATCGCCAAACGTCTTCCTGAGAAAACCCACATCCATATGTCT from Pyrobaculum arsenaticum DSM 13514 includes:
- a CDS encoding M67 family metallopeptidase, with protein sequence MRIPREFLEEARRRCTPQEECVALLFGRDNAVAKWRWVRNLAGSPVAFRIDPEEMYRAITEAEEEGLELLAIFHTHPGPPTPSSVDLKYMRLWPVVWIISSTFSWKTTAWRLEKTLREVQITLQ
- a CDS encoding methylated-DNA--[protein]-cysteine S-methyltransferase, with product MLCAEYGPVTVGWDGRRTYVNPAGCERRVDLRTLVEQVRLAVADGRLLYLLGVPRGYVTTYKLYAKAVGTSPRGVGRLMAANPLPIILPCHRVVKSDMSLGGYTPGADVKRALLEFEGALCGKRPCKVVRPAPVADVREALRRSLGLS
- the ribC gene encoding riboflavin synthase codes for the protein MACIGVVDTTFARVDMGTVAVDEIRNLMPNAVVKRITVPGIKNTVWGALKLIREGCDAVIVLGWVGPTQVDKYSYLATSIGLMQLQIETGVLVLDVTVHEEEGGGDEKRLKEIALDRAKKHVWNLVQLMRGGLERYAGKGLRQGYPHAGEIV
- the dcd gene encoding dCTP deaminase — protein: MILANDELKRLISTGRLKVDPLYPDTVRENGLDLRIGGEYAIYAYESTVVRPCDLETAKPLFRIVKSDEVVIPPRNFVLLTTEEYVKMPDDVVGFANLRSTLARYGLVIPPTIVDAGFEGNITIEVVNESPNTIVLKRGMRFLHLVLAKAEGRAQYSGLYQGQRGVTPPKGLKGEC
- a CDS encoding DUF4892 domain-containing protein, with translation MGLVSGLTYLLAYFLACGRFFAPVVIYAAGASALLANVVFGEVRVLGGKLVELYFLVALAASLIYASTFSRGVGRFLSVVLLLASVALGGVFMVIAAAIWRAAVPTLGFAPWLPEPQDAPIYVALYELWRRIHTYPKNVRCGKQGAISDVRERREAPSGSGQKK
- a CDS encoding FAD-binding oxidoreductase; its protein translation is MDVGFLRKTFGDRFVEDSSVAALYVHDASFVEGESNVLGVVFPETEGEVVELVRWAIKHKVPLFPQGSATSLSGNAAATARGLVVSFERMTKVEIDPGDGVAVVGPGVRIEELNVELARYGFFFPVDPGSVRSATIGGAIANGAGGMRGAKYGTIKDWVLGLRVVTGRGDVLKVGCKTFKCRNGYDLVRLFVGSEGTLGLITEAVLKLAPVPESAVAVLAYYDDVEPLVEDVVRVRASRIWPLFAEFLDAPTAAVVGLEERDTLFLGVDVNTGAEERVLKRLQSIVRGRVASVAVGWSEAMKLLEPRRRLYSAQVHLAQRGGGVLVIEDVAVPISKLPDAVRGLKKLAEKYGVPLLLGGHVGDGNLHPATWFRKEEGPGKAEKFIREMAELVVGLGGTVSAEHGVGTLKKDLIALELGDAVLTYMRELKKVFDPYNILNPGKIA
- a CDS encoding ferredoxin, producing MPVKVRIDRSKCVVAHFCLFYAPTVFIPGEGGKPAVAAEYSVNGSLEEGVVPDELFESVKEAERHCPSRAIKVYRE
- a CDS encoding helix-turn-helix domain-containing protein — protein: MEYRDPRDAILEILRREGPVPLYKLAKELGLSYGAVQWYVFSLEREGLVETIKVGKRRYVTLKTSDWMENIKVGDVLEELLLTLAAFGVKPEMSLGEALAVLNRKAPHIAELLKKIMQKD
- a CDS encoding HAD family hydrolase, which codes for MKYRAVILDVDGVITPFRSAWQRLHAVLGTDGSLNRALYKLGLIDYYEWALYDALLWHGAPKRVVEAYFQTTRGLSALCDVLKEAGVYTIAVSAGVGYTRSLAPCFHFYVVNDLVYSDGAVATVSVSVSDRNKDEVAERIMSLLGVGWDEAVVVGDGEADLPMMRKAALPIAFNPVSEEVARAAKVVIRADSLLPLAKYLKAALRREA
- a CDS encoding phosphate signaling complex PhoU family protein yields the protein MELRRIIRVGERSFGITLPKEWVELHQLKVGSPVRVIADRDKITILPGAETGGLKKVSIKSDDVEKATRDIIAYYIEGADEIEVETRHISAVVTKIEGKLPGVVLMEEGGVLKLKIVTREDVNIDEAVRSMYTTVDAMFSLFLQMISAERRDLAGEILRLDDQLDRLYFFSLRTVKRNIIQKPELYVDYIITIKNLEHVGDAIDRATSYYLHTEVGCKEEVYQTFRKVYTFLQDAFNAFYNVDAGKALSVLLRRGELEKETLRAMCPQAAAVMHEASSIVGFAADIAEAAYSKSVRR
- a CDS encoding aminopeptidase P family protein, whose protein sequence is MIIATTTVNFAYFTGAWVETFERFKAAVKCGDYSAAVVPQLDAERVGGNVFAYKDGEDPAEALRKAASRCDASVVYVDGGTTLRHFEIIKRALPNAEFRLADEILREYRSVKRGDEIEKIKTAATKIRKVLEAVELTPGITEREVAFKIYSMLYEEGLHPGPILVQFGPNTALPHLEPTEKKLHRDEAVVLDISASYRGYYGDLTTSFFFGEAPPQYAEIYNTVKEAQATALASAKPGVGAAEVDKAARAVIEARGYGRYFIHRTGHGLGLEIHEAPDISPNSPDVLKPGMVFTIEPGIYLPGKFGVRLEIDVVVEKDGAHPL
- a CDS encoding MoaD/ThiS family protein is translated as MPRVKLAGVLVALAGGRDEVEVEGFTVKEVLESLSSVSQKLYRRVVGDGGRLRPDIYIAVNDVDIRLLSGLSTQVKKDDVVLILAYIHPG
- a CDS encoding DUF1614 domain-containing protein, with amino-acid sequence MRIVIAWPFHGIFGILYAGLAVFLLPFFTFSFTDLLKSAGAPTLVAALLGMSLTLLSLVTSPVNLVVYTLSRRQYIPVVDYVVVFGMPIPIPRVALREEKSYIAVNLGGAVIPLAVAAYLLHLFYTPMLVVSIAVAAFLTNAVSRVVPNVGVVTPALAPPIIATLSALLAGGGPAATYITAVFGTIIGADVMNLGKVLRHRPPFVSIGGAGVFDGIFLSGVVATLLANLL
- a CDS encoding CopG family ribbon-helix-helix protein — encoded protein: MKRFGIAIPKEVASEVEKLSQELGVTRSDLIAVAVQEYLESRKNHADPGHQCVGAVLALSDSFSDVGEIIEEHKTSVLAYTHLHVEGRCLTILVVKGSGDAVERLTLELSKKVHVARYVPLM